One window of the Lycorma delicatula isolate Av1 chromosome 3, ASM4794821v1, whole genome shotgun sequence genome contains the following:
- the LOC142320917 gene encoding cytochrome b-c1 complex subunit 10-like has protein sequence MAFRIGKRHIELAKVWLPSAAVFGATGTFAFLYFSEWKLINQYIPFYNTKYKIEE, from the exons ATGGCTTTCCGAATTGGAAAACGGCACATAGAATTAGCGAAAGTATG GTTACCATCGGCTGCTGTATTCGGTGCAACAGGAACATTTGCATTTCTGTACTTCTCTGAATGGAAATTGATTAATCAGTATATTCcattttataacacaaaatataagattgaagaataa